A region of the Colias croceus chromosome 28, ilColCroc2.1 genome:
TGtaacctgtatgtttgtatgtaaccgactcgaccactttaaacggacagatttaattcaaactttgtacacttatgaATGATCGGTGACGatacaataatacattattaattattatagtccttagttttttaaactatataaattatatttatactactagcggtccgccccggcttcgcccgtgtaacatatttatgttttctctacataagaaccatcctcgtccTTCagggaatataataaaaaaagaattatcgaaatcggtccacccgttcatgCGTGATGCCatgaccaaggaaaacgggtttcatttttatagatGTAGTGAATTATAGATTAACAAACATACTCACACagtagaaattaaagattaacggattttaaacgcaatttattcattaaaatattatcccGTCGTTTCACTCGTTTCGCAAACTTTGCAGCGAGCTTGGTCACGGGGAGAAATGATACAatgaactagctttccgcccgcgttttcaaagaaaaacccgcatagttcccgttcccgtgggatttccgggatgagaCCTAACTTacgtgttaatccaagttactctctataattatgtgtgctaaatttcattgtaatcggttcagtatttgcgtgaaaaagtaaaaacatacatacatccatcctcacaaactttcgcatttattatatttatttatttaaataggtacacatCACAGCTGACAATTTTGACTAATTatacacaaatttaatcacaATCATGTTGCGGTAAAATGCCAGCCAAATTGTGTGTACACAGCACAATTgaggttaaaaaaaattattaaaaattacattatttagcACAATTCATAGATCaagtcaaatatttttctaaatacatgtcgtaaaataaaaatacatcctatatataaaaatatatactcctacttgtacataatataggtaatatgtattataaatatttaatttcttaatctatacttatctatactaatattaaaaagctgtagagtttgtttgtttgtttgaaaacgctaatctcaggaactactggtccgatttgaaaaattctttcggtgttagatagcccatttatattggaaagctataggctatatatcatcacgctaagaccaacaagagcggagcaatgcggataaaaccgtggggcacagctagtgtaaaAAGTGTATAATATTCGCGGAAAATCAAACAAGGAAATAATACTCACACAGTAGACCCATTAAAATTATCTCgcaatttatattcatatttctcATCATTTAAAACATCTGCCATTTTATCCTTAGCTTCAGATTTTTCATCACTCccaaatagtttaaaaaacgaCACAATAGCGTCATATTCAGTTTTATTGAAAGTGCCCAGAAACCTCAATTCTGTAAAAACATCTGCACTTGCGAAATCTATGAAGAAATCtattattgtgtttaaaatatcatcttGTGTTAGatctttttgtttttcatttgtattttgatttgttttttctttgttattttcttctttaatagaattattattttttgtagattcCGTCTGTttttggtccttcgagtcTTCATATATTTGGCTTTGGGCTGTATCTACCAAATCGTCTGGTATTATTAGATACATGTTTTCTGGCGCTTCTTTGTAGATAACGAGTTTTctgtgtaataaaaaaaaaatattaaaatttttaaagaatagaaaaaaatgcatttgattgcttagaaaaaaaaactaaatatcaaatttctactttaatttacctataaatctaaaagtatttaaaagaGGGTGTGTACCAAGCacacatgtcagaagtgaaactgcTTTGGCAAGATATGAAACAGGCAAGGTGTCctactgttggtatactaagctcaaaggaggttatagttttgcatacgctaagtacgtaaaaaatacttataaaattccagacgcattttttttattcaaatagatgaattcttaaaactctatgtgtacacccataacaagcaacccgcccaattTTGCCACCCggacgtgagctatcgtttaagattatgttttcatagacaaaatgccggctgcgcgaaattagagaagaaaacattttttttcaggaTTTTCAGGATAaattttttgatgtaattttgttgtttaagtattttttacgtgatcagtgtatgcaaaactacaagtcccttcgtgcttattataccaatagtgggaaaccctgtataataattataaaaatttaaaaccagTGTCTCTACATTAGTTAAGTTTagtttacaaattaatatttgcgAGAAAGATGATTCCTCATACATACTTGCAATATGTTCACATCTGAGGTATAACTGTAGTCAGGGACGAAAACTTaatgcatttaaattttataggcTAAAGCAAAAAAGCTATACAACTAACGTTCTGactaaaaaaagagcgtgtgtgccgagcacacgtgtcagaagtgaaacttctttggcaagattcaaagataccaaaatcctTACTcgatgacgtgacggtattgcctagacgcgaccttgaaattttactctcaacgcgcctaaagaagcttcacttcaaaaacaaaaaatgtgtgcgtgtactagtgtacacacgtaagaagtgaaacttctttatgaacttattaaaaaaaaaaaaaatttactaagtatatgaaactttacagaaatacgttgAATAACGCGTGATAGGGATAAGAAAAGGATAGCGCGTAACTGAAACATGTCActcgtaacgaaaaaatgttacactaaattttttccaaccccgataaagaagtttcacttcaaaaagtttaaatacatattatcaaaCTACCTGACTAAATCAAAAAAGTtaatctaattattttttaataatacttaccGTTCCGGACGTACGCCATGACTCTCTGTAACCAAAACATAATCATTGAACGTGATAATTTCTCGCACAATATCCTTTTGAACGTCATCATCATATTTACCAGAAACAAGATGATCAGAATTAATCATTTCTTGTACcattgtatgtattattttgcgTTCCGATTGTTGTACTTTTTTGTCAAATTCGAGTTGGATTTTTTTGTCGTTTTTAACAAAGTCTAGTATTGTGAGTAAAACATTCGTTCGGAATTTATCTTTCGGTCTACTATTTGGCGCGCTTCTTTGTCGTACTTTCGGCGCGTTTGACTGGCCCAGTCCTTTCGTTTTTGTcgcctgaaaaaaaaaatattctttagaTTTTGATGACTATTGAATTTATtagcatttaaaattaatgagattttttttaaagaattgaaaaaattcgatcacgaggtgggattcgaacccgcgcaTTACAACTTTGCTGGGGCAATGCCTGCATGACCTCTCGGCCACCGATCTCACCagatctttaaatattttcatgtattGTGCAATATAGTTGAAAATACAATATCAAGATTAAAATTGTAAGCAAAAAGGATAACATAAATTAGTAAATGTGATGTTAGTCATAGTAATACGTCAATTTTAGTTCCCAGTAAAGGGACACAGAAAGTCAACAATACCTTTTATAGTGTAGTGTAGTCACGACGAACAAATGGGGACTTTGATACAACAGTCAGtacgatttatatttttgtaatgaataataaagtaaaaatctTTCAAATAATGCGATAGGTATTAATTTCATaccaaaatcaaaataatgacataatattattatataatattataatattgtaattacttatttatataaattaaattatatttgtagtaatggacatataattgtaaaaagGGTAATAATTgacatatattaaataattgtaagtgAAAAAGGGTACATAATAGTTGACATAgatatactataattattataaaaatgatatttatgtAGTAAGACATTGacattatattgttataaattggCGATTTGTGCTGAACAATGAATTAAGTAACATCTGTAAATCTTCCACATTTCTtgcaaaataaatcatttcatttcatta
Encoded here:
- the LOC123704030 gene encoding uncharacterized protein LOC123704030 isoform X2, which produces MLSRRSNDKNQKPSTNISVLARSDYGNFFTKSVTHDFTKVVTTTTQADDGIVTRDDLYKGCNITKQTNVYQSMQNYANQNRIEKQLNNALQKPVDMGPGHSMLQRMGWTGGGLGRTGDGILEPIAPNATYATKTKGLGQSNAPKVRQRSAPNSRPKDKFRTNVLLTILDFVKNDKKIQLEFDKKVQQSERKIIHTMVQEMINSDHLVSESHGVRPERKLVIYKEAPENMYLIIPDDLVDTAQSQIYEDSKDQKQTESTKNNNSIKEENNKEKTNQNTNEKQKDLTQDDILNTIIDFFIDFASADVFTELRFLGTFNKTEYDAIVSFFKLFGSDEKSEAKDKMADVLNDEKYEYKLRDNFNGSTVVYKLIKDGKS
- the LOC123704030 gene encoding uncharacterized protein LOC123704030 isoform X1, translated to MLSRRSNDKNQKPSTNISVLARSDYGNFFTKSVTHDFTKVVTTTTQADDGIVTRDDLYKGCNITKQTNVYQSMQNYANQNRIEKQLNNALQKPVDMGPGHSMLQRMGWTGGGLGRTGDGILEPIAPNATYATKTKGLGQSNAPKVRQRSAPNSRPKDKFRTNVLLTILDFVKNDKKIQLEFDKKVQQSERKIIHTMVQEMINSDHLVSGKYDDDVQKDIVREIITFNDYVLVTESHGVRPERKLVIYKEAPENMYLIIPDDLVDTAQSQIYEDSKDQKQTESTKNNNSIKEENNKEKTNQNTNEKQKDLTQDDILNTIIDFFIDFASADVFTELRFLGTFNKTEYDAIVSFFKLFGSDEKSEAKDKMADVLNDEKYEYKLRDNFNGSTVVYKLIKDGKS